The following coding sequences are from one Devosia yakushimensis window:
- a CDS encoding serine hydrolase domain-containing protein, with protein sequence MLFRSLALASSILLATPVFAQETTPLVEVLDDAQRLEPLETVIVSLEGEIIAERGYNGHRLDAPTNIKSASKTIISALVGIAIERGILEGTDQTIAPILRADLPSNANPRIDDITIGNLLTMRAGLEPTSGVNYGRWVASDNWVRAALARPFADDPGAGMLYSTGSSHLLSAILTQQTGRSTLENAREWLGAVPGFAIASWDRDPQGIYLGGNQMAMSPRSLLAFGELYRNGGLAPDGTRVISQAWIDQSWSPHTRSIRTGDNYGYGWFLRSIGGEDTRFAWGFGGQMLYIVPALDLTVVMTSDETTGAANSGHRDDLHALLAEIIAAIRDEE encoded by the coding sequence ATGCTCTTTCGCAGCCTCGCCCTCGCCTCATCGATCTTGCTTGCCACCCCGGTTTTCGCCCAGGAAACCACGCCTCTGGTCGAGGTGCTGGACGATGCCCAGCGGCTCGAACCACTGGAAACCGTGATCGTCTCACTGGAGGGCGAAATCATCGCCGAGCGCGGTTATAACGGCCACCGTCTGGACGCCCCGACCAACATAAAATCGGCTTCAAAAACAATCATTTCTGCCCTAGTCGGCATCGCCATCGAACGAGGTATCCTCGAAGGCACCGACCAGACAATCGCACCAATCCTGCGCGCTGACCTCCCCTCCAATGCCAATCCCCGCATCGACGACATCACCATCGGCAATTTACTGACCATGCGGGCTGGCCTCGAACCCACCTCCGGCGTCAATTACGGCCGCTGGGTCGCCAGCGACAATTGGGTCCGCGCCGCCCTCGCCCGCCCTTTCGCCGATGATCCGGGCGCCGGCATGCTCTATTCCACCGGCTCCAGCCACCTGTTGTCAGCCATCCTCACCCAGCAAACCGGACGCTCCACCCTGGAAAATGCCCGCGAATGGCTCGGCGCGGTCCCCGGCTTCGCCATTGCCAGCTGGGATCGCGACCCGCAGGGCATCTATCTGGGCGGCAACCAGATGGCCATGAGCCCGCGATCGCTCCTGGCCTTCGGCGAACTCTACCGCAATGGCGGCCTCGCCCCCGATGGCACGCGCGTCATTTCCCAAGCCTGGATCGACCAGTCCTGGTCTCCGCACACGCGATCCATCCGCACCGGCGACAATTACGGCTATGGCTGGTTCCTGCGCAGCATCGGCGGCGAAGACACCCGCTTTGCCTGGGGTTTCGGCGGCCAGATGCTCTACATCGTACCCGCGCTGGACCTGACCGTCGTGATGACCTCGGACGAAACCACCGGCGCCGCCAATAGTGGCCACCGCGATGATCTACATGCCCTGTTAGCCGAAATCATCGCCGCCATCCGCGATGAGGAATAG
- a CDS encoding CTP synthase, whose product MARYIFITGGVVSSLGKGLASAALGAVLQARGYKVRLRKLDPYLNVDPGTMSPTQHGEVFVTDDGAETDLDLGHYERFTGRAANKRDNITTGRIYSDILAKERKGEYLGATVQVIPHVTDAIKNFVIEGNEEFDFVLVEIGGTVGDIEGLPFFEAIRQLGNDLPRGHAAYLHLTLMPYIPSAGELKTKPTQHSVKELRSIGIAPDVLLVRCDRPIPEGEKKKLSLFCNVRESAVIQGLDVASIYDVPLAYHKEGLDREILAAFGITDAPEPDLSAWDEVSGRLHNPEGEVNIAIVGKYTGLKDAYKSLSEALAHGGIANKVKVNLQWIDSEVFERDDPAPYLEHVHGILVPGGFGERGSAGKIEAARFARVKDVPYFGICFGMQMACVEAARNTAGIKNASSTEFGPTKEPIVGMMTEWVKGNDTEKRGSEGDLGGTMRLGAYPAQLTRGSRVADIYGSTRISERHRHRYEVNMDYRKLLEKNGLLFSGVSPDGKLPEIVERTDHPWFIGVQFHPELKSKPFEPHPLFASFIAAAMDQSRLV is encoded by the coding sequence GCTCGATCCTTACCTCAATGTGGACCCCGGCACGATGTCGCCCACCCAGCACGGTGAGGTGTTCGTCACCGACGACGGCGCCGAGACCGATCTGGATTTGGGGCATTATGAGCGCTTTACCGGCCGGGCGGCCAATAAGCGCGATAACATCACCACCGGTCGCATCTATTCCGATATCCTGGCCAAGGAGCGCAAGGGCGAGTATCTGGGCGCCACGGTGCAGGTCATTCCCCACGTCACCGACGCGATCAAGAATTTCGTCATCGAAGGCAATGAAGAGTTCGATTTCGTGCTGGTCGAAATCGGCGGCACAGTCGGCGACATCGAGGGCCTGCCGTTCTTCGAGGCGATCCGCCAGCTTGGCAACGATCTGCCGCGCGGTCACGCTGCCTACCTGCATCTGACGCTGATGCCCTATATTCCTTCGGCGGGTGAGCTCAAGACCAAGCCGACCCAGCACTCGGTCAAGGAGCTGCGCTCGATCGGTATCGCGCCGGACGTGCTGCTGGTGCGCTGCGATCGCCCGATCCCCGAGGGCGAGAAGAAGAAGCTATCCCTGTTCTGTAACGTGCGCGAAAGCGCGGTCATTCAGGGCCTCGACGTGGCCTCGATCTATGATGTGCCGTTGGCCTATCACAAGGAAGGGCTGGATCGCGAAATCCTGGCTGCCTTCGGCATTACCGATGCGCCCGAGCCGGATCTGTCGGCCTGGGACGAAGTTTCCGGTCGTCTTCACAACCCCGAAGGCGAGGTCAATATCGCCATTGTGGGCAAATATACCGGCCTCAAGGATGCCTATAAGTCGCTGAGCGAAGCGCTGGCGCATGGCGGGATTGCCAACAAGGTCAAGGTCAACCTGCAGTGGATCGATAGCGAGGTCTTCGAGCGCGACGATCCGGCGCCGTATCTGGAACATGTGCACGGCATTCTGGTGCCCGGCGGGTTCGGCGAGCGCGGTTCGGCCGGCAAGATCGAGGCGGCGCGCTTTGCCCGCGTCAAGGACGTGCCCTATTTCGGCATTTGCTTTGGCATGCAGATGGCTTGTGTCGAAGCGGCCCGCAATACCGCTGGGATCAAGAATGCCTCGTCCACCGAATTCGGCCCGACCAAGGAGCCGATCGTTGGCATGATGACCGAGTGGGTGAAGGGCAACGACACCGAAAAGCGCGGTTCCGAAGGCGATCTGGGCGGTACGATGCGGCTGGGCGCCTATCCGGCGCAGCTGACGCGCGGCAGCCGTGTGGCCGATATTTATGGCTCCACCCGCATTTCCGAGCGTCATCGCCACCGCTACGAAGTCAATATGGACTATCGCAAGCTGCTCGAGAAAAACGGCCTGCTGTTCTCCGGCGTGTCGCCCGATGGCAAGCTGCCCGAGATTGTCGAGCGCACCGATCACCCGTGGTTTATCGGCGTGCAGTTCCACCCAGAGTTGAAATCCAAGCCGTTTGAGCCGCATCCGCTGTTCGCCAGCTTCATTGCAGCGGCGATGGATCAGAGCCGGTTGGTCTAA
- a CDS encoding carbohydrate ABC transporter permease — MAANNRRTPLERVEYAIIVSTLLLLVVVTVQPLLNLLAVSLSDPAKLPGMSGMEVLPRGLSFDVWSLLINHPNVRAGLLNSILITGVGTLLNIIFTALMAWGLSRPGLPGRRILFIMVLVTIVFDPGIIPDYFVNKRLGLLDSYWSVILFKLVNAWYLIILIRFFEEIPQELLDAAELDGSNAFQTFWYVVLPLAKPALATITLFYIVFHWNEFFRAMIYITDQGKWPLQVVLRQFVIGGDKLAIVGVDAANNYTGASQIDLRALKAGMIILTIVPILVIYPLILKFFTKGTMSGALKG; from the coding sequence ATGGCCGCCAATAATCGCCGCACCCCGCTCGAGCGCGTGGAATATGCGATCATCGTTTCGACACTGCTGTTGCTGGTGGTGGTGACAGTGCAGCCGCTGCTGAATCTACTGGCGGTGTCGCTGTCTGATCCGGCCAAGCTGCCGGGGATGAGCGGCATGGAAGTGCTGCCGCGCGGGCTATCGTTCGATGTGTGGAGCCTGTTGATCAACCACCCCAATGTGCGGGCCGGGTTGCTCAATTCGATCCTGATCACCGGGGTTGGCACGCTGCTCAATATCATTTTCACCGCGCTGATGGCCTGGGGGCTGTCGCGGCCGGGCCTGCCGGGGCGGCGGATATTGTTCATCATGGTGCTGGTCACCATCGTGTTCGACCCCGGCATTATCCCGGACTATTTCGTCAACAAGCGGCTGGGGCTGCTGGATAGCTATTGGTCGGTGATCCTCTTCAAGCTGGTCAATGCCTGGTATCTGATCATCCTGATCCGGTTCTTCGAGGAAATTCCGCAGGAATTGCTCGATGCGGCCGAGCTGGACGGCTCCAACGCGTTCCAGACCTTTTGGTATGTGGTGCTGCCGCTGGCCAAGCCGGCGCTGGCGACGATCACCCTGTTCTACATCGTCTTCCACTGGAACGAGTTTTTCCGGGCGATGATCTACATCACCGACCAGGGCAAGTGGCCGCTGCAGGTGGTGCTCCGGCAATTCGTGATTGGCGGAGACAAGCTGGCCATTGTCGGGGTGGACGCGGCCAATAATTACACCGGGGCCAGCCAGATCGACCTGCGGGCGCTCAAGGCCGGAATGATCATTCTGACCATTGTGCCGATCCTGGTGATTTACCCGCTGATTTTGAAGTTCTTCACCAAGGGGACGATGTCGGGGGCGTTGAAGGGATGA
- a CDS encoding extracellular solute-binding protein, which translates to MLMRKLLLATTALAFAMAPAFAEPVVIRMVSKDLVSTNPPDVKHIERIEAAMAAKGTEIDIQIVDLPSSGYADALSVMLLSGDIPDLIYFQGGDAKMVEQGILEDLTPWIEKSPNLKAALYPHNAERLANYPYLLYVYPPRMPQPVIRKDWLEKSGLPAPQTVEDYVALFTAIKDGDFDGDGVANTYGVTTADNTNELDSIFNQAFGVTGSWMKNEAGEWVNARITTQERDKIAFYASLREQGLFDPEYITSKFDVKEDKFYTGRAGVIFGSSAEVIDIYGGKMRQVHPGTELVLLAPPGGPAGQGNQAIDVSKEARGFAMSSLSEHKETVMALLDFMASPEGQLLDRLGFEGEEYTKSGDTYTMTDKIATWYARFFASANWTPPTPWMSTAAQASLKQVSDNFKPDNAFVFPADYAADLDATESVYRAWVYKFISGEAGMDQWPAYVAEWEAAGGSRLNEYARTVLK; encoded by the coding sequence ATGCTTATGAGGAAACTGCTGCTGGCGACGACTGCGCTGGCTTTTGCCATGGCGCCGGCATTTGCCGAGCCGGTGGTGATCCGGATGGTCAGCAAGGATCTGGTGTCGACCAATCCGCCCGATGTGAAGCATATCGAGCGGATCGAGGCGGCGATGGCAGCCAAGGGCACCGAGATCGATATTCAGATCGTTGATCTGCCCAGCTCCGGCTATGCCGATGCGCTGAGCGTCATGCTGCTCTCGGGCGATATTCCGGACCTGATCTATTTCCAGGGTGGCGATGCCAAGATGGTGGAGCAGGGGATTCTCGAAGACCTGACGCCCTGGATCGAGAAATCGCCGAATCTCAAGGCCGCGCTTTATCCGCATAATGCGGAGCGGTTGGCCAATTACCCCTACCTGCTTTACGTCTATCCGCCGCGGATGCCGCAGCCGGTGATCCGCAAGGATTGGCTGGAAAAGTCAGGCCTGCCGGCGCCGCAGACGGTCGAGGACTATGTCGCGCTGTTCACGGCCATCAAGGATGGCGACTTCGACGGCGACGGGGTGGCCAATACCTATGGCGTGACCACGGCTGACAATACCAATGAGCTGGATTCCATCTTCAACCAGGCTTTTGGCGTGACCGGAAGCTGGATGAAGAATGAGGCCGGCGAGTGGGTCAATGCCCGCATCACGACCCAGGAACGCGACAAGATCGCTTTCTACGCTTCGCTGCGCGAGCAGGGCCTGTTCGACCCCGAATACATCACGTCCAAATTCGATGTGAAGGAGGACAAGTTCTATACCGGCCGGGCCGGCGTGATCTTTGGGTCGTCGGCTGAGGTCATCGACATTTATGGCGGCAAGATGCGCCAGGTGCATCCGGGCACCGAGCTCGTGCTGCTCGCCCCTCCCGGCGGACCGGCAGGGCAGGGCAATCAGGCCATCGACGTGTCCAAGGAAGCGCGTGGCTTTGCCATGTCGTCGCTCTCCGAGCACAAGGAGACGGTGATGGCGCTGCTCGACTTCATGGCGAGCCCGGAAGGCCAATTGCTCGACCGCCTCGGCTTTGAAGGCGAGGAATATACCAAGTCGGGCGACACCTACACGATGACCGACAAGATCGCGACCTGGTATGCGCGGTTCTTTGCCTCCGCCAATTGGACGCCGCCGACCCCCTGGATGAGCACGGCCGCGCAGGCCTCGCTGAAGCAGGTGTCGGACAATTTCAAGCCGGACAATGCGTTTGTGTTCCCCGCTGACTATGCGGCGGACCTGGATGCGACCGAGAGCGTCTATCGGGCTTGGGTCTACAAGTTCATTTCCGGGGAAGCCGGGATGGACCAGTGGCCCGCCTATGTCGCGGAGTGGGAAGCGGCGGGCGGGAGCCGGCTGAATGAGTATGCGCGGACTGTGTTGAAGTAG
- a CDS encoding ADP-ribosylglycohydrolase family protein produces the protein MPNSLRGRVRAMLHGIALGDALGAPVEKLSAADIRQRYGRVTSLKTRWHKMDWAPEARNHRVRGDGIVTDDTLMTLALMDIYGDTKRHLDAWDMADGMVREIAWKPRWVPELQREAMLIDRLFYPEKWIFQRHQLSSCDPRQGGIGNMVNCGAAMYIAPIGVVHAADPKAAYDEAIGFAAGHQESFGLEAAGVMAAAVAAAFVPDTSIEAIVEAAIGVAKDGTRNAIVEIAGIARDLRGTGASHEAVCDAFHAAIAKYSPMGDDVNHSPERVGRLSDAYRPSRLNAIEELPLALGFCLLNDGAFRVSIEDGINSGRDTDSIGVMAGAILGALHGESVILPEDRALLDSANRLDLTASADAFTAVAKTILTADHQAAESRQRARLTLV, from the coding sequence ATGCCAAATTCCCTTCGCGGTCGGGTCCGCGCCATGTTGCACGGCATTGCCCTGGGCGATGCGCTTGGCGCGCCGGTGGAGAAGCTGTCGGCGGCCGATATTCGCCAGCGCTATGGCCGCGTGACCTCGCTCAAGACGCGCTGGCACAAGATGGATTGGGCGCCCGAGGCGCGTAATCATCGGGTGCGTGGGGACGGCATTGTCACCGACGACACGCTGATGACGCTGGCGCTGATGGATATCTATGGCGATACCAAGCGGCATCTGGATGCCTGGGACATGGCGGACGGCATGGTGCGGGAGATTGCCTGGAAGCCGCGCTGGGTGCCGGAATTGCAGCGTGAGGCGATGTTGATCGACCGGCTGTTTTATCCTGAGAAGTGGATTTTTCAGCGGCATCAGCTGAGTTCGTGCGACCCGCGCCAGGGCGGGATCGGGAACATGGTGAATTGTGGGGCGGCTATGTATATCGCGCCGATTGGCGTGGTGCATGCGGCCGATCCCAAGGCCGCCTATGACGAGGCGATTGGCTTTGCCGCGGGGCATCAGGAGAGTTTTGGGCTGGAAGCGGCCGGAGTGATGGCGGCGGCAGTGGCGGCGGCTTTCGTGCCTGATACCAGCATTGAGGCCATTGTCGAGGCGGCGATTGGTGTGGCCAAGGACGGAACGCGCAACGCCATTGTGGAGATTGCCGGGATTGCGCGGGACTTGCGCGGCACCGGGGCGAGCCACGAGGCAGTGTGCGACGCGTTTCATGCGGCCATCGCCAAATATTCGCCCATGGGGGACGATGTGAACCACAGCCCCGAGCGGGTGGGGCGGCTGAGCGATGCCTATCGGCCGTCGCGGCTCAATGCGATCGAGGAGCTGCCGCTGGCGCTGGGCTTTTGCCTACTCAATGACGGGGCGTTCCGGGTGTCGATCGAGGACGGGATCAATTCGGGGCGGGATACGGATTCCATCGGCGTGATGGCCGGGGCGATCCTGGGGGCGCTGCATGGTGAAAGCGTCATTCTGCCCGAAGACCGGGCGCTGCTCGATAGCGCCAATCGGCTCGATCTGACTGCATCGGCCGATGCCTTTACCGCGGTGGCCAAGACCATTCTGACCGCCGACCACCAAGCCGCCGAATCGCGCCAGCGCGCCCGCCTTACTCTTGTTTGA
- a CDS encoding LacI family DNA-binding transcriptional regulator has protein sequence MNSSRNRRPTIIDVAERAGVSKSTAARALAGSGNINDETRERVLRAAAATGYERNHLAVGMRSGRSGMLGLVIPDITNPFWGEVARGAQDRAAESGASLLVFSSDWDAAKEATHVGTLRRARVDGAIINPVADNFDDHHRFGLPFVFIGSSAERFADISSVGSDITQAVRLGMDHLVSKGHFAPSFIVGPKSRLARARFLRAVHEHCVERDIDPGILAMEDGEYTVEGGRQAMRRLLERPHVGHVCVFAANDMMALGAMMAVREAGLNCPADVSIIGFDGIPSGEFAWPGLTTIAKPGREIGVRAVEQLFDEIEHRPEHGRVYMPCRLIERGSLADLSVPTPKRAATGAGRV, from the coding sequence ATGAATAGCAGCCGCAATCGACGGCCGACCATCATTGATGTGGCAGAGCGCGCCGGCGTGTCCAAGAGCACGGCGGCGCGGGCGCTTGCCGGCTCGGGCAATATCAATGACGAGACACGCGAGCGGGTTTTGCGCGCGGCGGCGGCGACGGGCTATGAGCGCAACCACTTAGCGGTGGGCATGCGTTCGGGCCGTTCGGGCATGCTGGGGCTGGTCATTCCCGATATCACCAATCCGTTCTGGGGTGAGGTGGCGCGTGGCGCGCAGGACCGGGCGGCGGAGAGCGGCGCGTCGCTGCTGGTTTTTTCGTCGGACTGGGATGCGGCCAAGGAAGCCACGCATGTTGGCACGCTGCGGCGGGCGCGGGTGGATGGCGCGATCATCAATCCGGTGGCTGATAATTTCGATGATCATCATCGTTTTGGGCTGCCATTCGTGTTTATCGGATCGAGCGCCGAGCGGTTTGCTGATATATCCAGCGTTGGCTCGGATATCACTCAGGCGGTTCGCCTGGGGATGGATCATCTTGTTTCCAAAGGACATTTTGCGCCGAGCTTTATCGTTGGGCCAAAGTCGCGACTGGCGCGGGCGCGGTTTTTGCGGGCGGTGCATGAGCATTGCGTGGAGCGCGATATCGACCCCGGTATATTGGCCATGGAAGATGGCGAATACACTGTCGAGGGCGGGCGCCAGGCGATGCGGCGGCTGCTGGAGCGGCCGCATGTGGGGCATGTCTGCGTGTTTGCGGCCAATGACATGATGGCGCTGGGTGCCATGATGGCCGTGCGGGAGGCGGGGCTGAATTGTCCGGCCGATGTGTCGATCATCGGTTTTGACGGCATTCCGTCGGGCGAATTTGCCTGGCCGGGGCTGACCACGATTGCCAAGCCAGGCCGGGAGATCGGCGTGCGGGCGGTGGAGCAGCTTTTCGACGAAATCGAACACCGGCCCGAACATGGCCGGGTCTATATGCCGTGCCGGCTGATAGAGCGAGGTTCACTCGCCGATCTGTCGGTGCCAACCCCGAAGCGCGCTGCGACGGGGGCAGGGAGGGTCTGA
- a CDS encoding ABC transporter permease, whose translation MVARQEQQLAATASNGNVPVAESANRLLPSTANFGAKVRQWWPYYAMMAPGIIFFVLFHYLPIWEAKIAFEQVRIIPPNIWVGIKHFQVLFTSPVFWQVLVNTLIISGMKMAFVFPVPIIVALMLNEVRSGSLRKFIQSAVYLPHFLSWVVIAGVFIAALSPSNGVVNDITGFFGGQPKSYMTDTGAIRWVLVFSEMWRSAGWDSLLYLAAIIAIDQALYDAAEMDGANRWQKILYVTIPGIVPTIATLFILNAGMFLSADLNQVINFSNDVVRSQIDIVDTYVYRIGLQTGEYSLATAAGLFKAVLGMLLILLAHLFSKRLTGKGVW comes from the coding sequence ATGGTTGCACGACAAGAGCAGCAGCTTGCCGCGACGGCTAGTAATGGGAACGTTCCCGTAGCTGAATCGGCTAACAGACTGTTACCCTCGACAGCAAATTTCGGCGCCAAAGTGCGGCAATGGTGGCCCTATTACGCCATGATGGCGCCGGGCATCATTTTCTTCGTGCTGTTCCACTATCTGCCGATCTGGGAAGCCAAGATTGCGTTTGAGCAGGTGCGGATCATTCCGCCCAATATCTGGGTCGGCATCAAGCATTTCCAGGTGCTGTTCACCTCGCCGGTGTTCTGGCAGGTGCTGGTCAATACGCTCATCATTTCCGGCATGAAAATGGCCTTCGTGTTTCCGGTGCCGATCATCGTGGCGCTGATGTTGAACGAGGTGCGGAGCGGCTCGCTACGCAAGTTCATCCAGTCGGCGGTGTATCTGCCGCACTTTTTGAGCTGGGTGGTGATCGCGGGCGTGTTCATTGCGGCGCTGTCGCCGAGCAATGGCGTGGTCAACGACATTACCGGGTTCTTTGGCGGGCAGCCGAAATCCTACATGACCGATACCGGCGCGATCCGCTGGGTGCTGGTGTTTTCGGAAATGTGGCGCTCGGCGGGGTGGGATAGCCTGCTCTATCTGGCGGCGATCATCGCGATCGATCAGGCGCTGTATGACGCGGCTGAGATGGACGGGGCCAATCGCTGGCAGAAGATCCTTTATGTGACCATTCCGGGGATCGTGCCGACCATTGCCACGCTGTTCATTCTCAATGCCGGCATGTTCCTCAGCGCCGACCTCAACCAGGTCATCAACTTCTCCAACGACGTGGTGCGCAGCCAGATCGATATCGTTGACACCTATGTCTACCGCATCGGCTTGCAGACCGGGGAATACTCGCTGGCGACGGCGGCGGGCCTGTTCAAGGCCGTGCTGGGCATGTTGCTGATCCTGCTGGCGCATCTGTTTTCCAAACGACTGACTGGCAAGGGAGTCTGGTGA
- a CDS encoding DUF4169 family protein, whose amino-acid sequence MAEIVSLSKARKAKARAAKEAQAVENRVKFGRTKAEKALAEAEKALVDKRADAHKRDEDE is encoded by the coding sequence ATGGCGGAGATCGTCTCGCTGTCCAAAGCCCGCAAGGCTAAGGCCCGCGCTGCCAAGGAAGCGCAGGCGGTCGAGAACCGGGTCAAGTTCGGTCGGACCAAGGCCGAAAAGGCGCTAGCCGAGGCCGAGAAGGCGTTAGTGGACAAGCGGGCCGATGCCCATAAGCGGGACGAGGACGAGTAG